Proteins from a single region of Nerophis ophidion isolate RoL-2023_Sa linkage group LG10, RoL_Noph_v1.0, whole genome shotgun sequence:
- the LOC133560510 gene encoding tripartite motif-containing protein 2-like: protein MEAQQHSPDSSSEECTVLEAPPTKDTCPQHGGKVSEYCCVCVCTLCDECVHDKEHARVPLIQALEEHRQTLQAKLRSAHDRLPQISDAVVLVREMVQQLSNQKTAIEEDIMGSFEDLHKQLDVRKSVLLMELEVTFGLKQKVLQAQLESLLQGEGAVESACSRAEDALTMEACSGSLEEELELKDKLEELVGIHFPCQPEENDQLDLVLETDGLRKWIHNLGTIVTTSAVASQSEAMGAGLEQCIVGLPASVTIVTRDKSGGACKSGNAILSAEVFTPDGSIVDGEMVDRKNGTYEFVYMVPKEGDFSLALRLYDQHIKGSPFKLSVSRPQVSPSSATANATPSTGSSEGTKRRGKSPGQKKKSSKRASSALGTPRRKTQNPIEDDLIFRTGTKGRNKGEFTNLQGVAAASDGNILIADSNNQCVQIFSSKGEFKSRFGVRGRSPGQLQRPTGVAVHPSGDIIIADYDNKWVSIFSSDGKFKAKLGSARLMGPKGVTVDRNGHVIVVDNKACTVFIFQLTGKLVTKFGSRGNGDKQFAGPHFAAVNEKNEIIVSDFHNHSVKVFTPEGELVLKFGSNGEGNGQFNAPTGVAVDVNGNIIVADWGNSRIQVFDGNGSFLSYINTSADPLYGPQGLALTDDGHVVVADSGNHCFKVYRYLQ, encoded by the exons ATGGAGGCGCAGCAACACTCCCCTGACAGCAGCAGTGAGGAGTGCACAGTCCTGGAGGCTCCGCCCACTAAAGACACCTGCCCGCAACACGGCGGAAAG GTGTCTGAatactgttgtgtgtgtgtgtgcacgctgtGTGATGAGTGTGTGCATGACAAGGAGCACGCCAGGGTACCTTTAATCCAAGCCTTGGAGGAACACCGTCAAACCTTGCAGGCAAAGCTAAGATCTGCTCATGACAG ACTCCCACAAATTTCCGACGCCGTGGTCCTGGTCAGAGAGATGGTGCAGCAGTTAAGCAATCAGAAAACTGCCATCGAAGAGGACATCATGGGCAGCTTTGAGGACCTCCACAAGCAGCTGGATGTGAGAAAGAGTGTccttctcatggagctggaggtcaCCTTTGGACTCAAGCAGAAG GTTCTTCAGGCTCAGCTGGAGAGCCTCCTGCAGGGAGAGGGCGCTGTGGAGTCAGCCTGTTCACGTGCTGAAGACGCCTTGACCATGGAAGCATGCAGTGGCAGTTTAGAAGAAGAGCTGGAGCTTAAGGACAAACTGGAGGAGCTAGTTGGGATTCACTTTCCATGTCAGCCAGAGGAGAATGATCAGCTGGACCTGGTCCTGGAGACGGACGGCCTGAGGAAGTGGATCCACAACTTGGGGACCATCGTCACCACCAG TGCTGTGGCGAGCCAGAGTGAGGCCATGGGTGCCGGTCTGGAACAGTGCATTGTGGGACTTCCTGCCTCTGTTACCATTGTAACAAGAGACAAGTCAGGAGGCGCCTGCAAGAGCGGCAACGCTATCTTGTCAGCCGAG GTCTTTACGCCTGATGGCAGCATTGTAGACGGCGAGATGGTAGACCGCAAAAACGGAACATACGAGTTTGTCTACATGGTGCCCAAAGAGGGCGATTTCTCGTTGGCCCTGCGTCTGTACGACCAGCACATCAAAGGAAGTCCTTTCAAGTTGAGCGTAAGCAGGCCGCAG GTGTCGCCATCCTCCGCCACGGCCAACGCCACGCCTTCCACGGGCTCCTCCGAGGGCACCAAGAGGCGGGGAAAGTCCCCTGGCCAAAAGAAAAAGAGTTCCAAAAGGGCCAGCAGTGCCCTCGGAACACCACGCCGCAAAACTCAGAACCCAATCGAAGATGATCTCATCTTTCGAACTG GAACCAAAGGGCGGAACAAAGGAGAGTTTACTAACCTGCAAGGAGTCGCCGCAGCCTCTGACGGAAACATCCTGATTGCTGATAGCAACAACCAATGTGTGCAG ATTTTTTCCAGCAAGGGAGAATTCAAGAGTCGATTTGGTGTGCGTGGACGGTCGCCAGGGCAACTGCAGCGCCCAACTGGCGTGGCTGTGCACCCCAGCGGCGACATCATCATAGCTGACTATGACAACAAGTGGGTCAGCATCTTCTCCAGCGACGGCAAGTTCAAG GCCAAACTGGGCTCCGCCAGGCTGATGGGGCCCAAGGGTGTCACTGTGGACCGCAACGGTCACGTCATTGTGGTGGACAACAAAGCGTGCACCGTGTTCATCTTCCAGCTGACTGGCAAGCTCGTTACCAAATTCGGGAGCCGCGGGAACGGCGACAAGCAGTTTGCAG GTCCACACTTTGCTGCcgtcaatgaaaaaaatgaaatcaTTGTTAGCGACTTCCACAACCACTCAGTTAAG GTCTTCACGCCAGAAGGAGAACTGGTGCTCAAATTCGGCTCCAACGGTGAGGGCAACGGACAGTTTAACGCCCCCACCGGTGTGGCCGTGGACGTGAACGGGAACATCATTGTGGCTGACTGGGGAAACAGTAGGATACAG GTGTTTGACGGCAACGGGTCCTTCCTGTCCTACATCAACACATCGGCTGACCCCCTTTACGGGCCCCAGGGATTGGCCCTGACAGATGACGGACACGTGGTGGTGGCTGACTCGGGTAACCATTGCTTCAAAGTGTACCGGTACCTGCAGTGA
- the LOC133559872 gene encoding uncharacterized protein LOC133559872: MSVNVSFGVEGMLACLKLDGFRHVNNLFFATTLLVVLPLSLRVLHLGLQRAIFTATTFSHSDCFVLNLAAMELIGVAAYVLAIYGINTSADQLILAGIIIQSFPWYGQMVVPVLTCVDRYMAVVHPLAYLRLKRQRSLRQVIFFLGVTSFCSLSAVKVLKRPRPGQVVRTVVNKTKRRAVRIILIITGVLISKYAGNVLFSGSSMLLHSSVACKILVAVKGFDLPSSCLLPLLFLHKAGKLNACKHLQRLYKL, translated from the exons ATGTCTGTCAACGTGTCCTTCGGGGTGGAGGGCATGCTTGCGTGCCTCAAGTTAGATGGTTTTCGCCATGTAAACAACTTGTTTTTCGCCACCACCCTTTTGGTTGTCCTCCCTCTTTCTCTGCGCGTCCTCCATCTGGGTCTCCAGCGCGCCATTTTCACAGCGACCACCTTTAGTCACTCCGACTGCTTTGTGCTCAACCTGGCTGCCATGGAGCTGATCGGAGTGGCTGCGTATGTTCTCGCCATCTACGGGATCAACACAAGCGCTGACCAGCTGATCCTTGCGGGAATCATAATCCAGTCGTTCCCCTGGTACGGACAGATGGTCGTTCCTGTGCTCACCTGTGTCGATCGCTACATGGCAGTGGTCCATCCTCTCGCTTACCTGCGTCTCAAGCGGCAGCGGAGCCTCCG CCAGGTGATCTTCTTCCTCGGGGTCACAAGCTTCTGTAGCCTCTCAGCTGTCAAGGTGCTTAAGCGACCGCGACCTGGCCAGGTGGTTAGAACCGTGGTGAACAAAACCAAGCGAAGAGCCGTCCGCATCATCCTTATCATTACAGGAGTTCTTATCTCCAAGTATGCAGGAAATGTTCTATTCAGTGGCAGCAGCATGCTACTGCACAGCAGCGTTGCCTGCAAAATTTTGGTGGCAGTCAAAGGATTCGACCTTCCCAGCAGCTGCTTGCTCCCGCTCCTCTTCTTGCACAAGGCAGGGAAATTGAATGCTTGCAAACACCTTCAAAGGCTTTACAAACTTTGA
- the LOC133559873 gene encoding zinc finger protein 827-like encodes MKRGSGALRPPPPPPDAAQRLTQSVNLHTHTDHRANRPHEHSNNRLDARAGSSSPFLAATSLFSPDVSTKMASDLLIRLSEATQKALLRPGSGAEAERREALPEGQGGQQDEPGLALSPDGPGASPNPPSLTLTPDGDAATDTLASDLLRKLAESQVVTPSGVKVKEEEESMEINTLTMSDLIRDSPSIRGRHLVAVKREPLNWMGMADPRGMCTASCRVPDSGDTDGPLAIKQEKKVLSRHMEEETRDKLLSGVSTEEQLFFGDQLCSGAKMVEQCLRAALWQDMSVNLASTLLYQLSERVIKSNSVPAQSMSPPTSRLVLKAEPTWTSRPLDSPHGSSGSIRSGSFFYRCHVCGFETDGRLLFHDHMMEHRQRERGSFSLRCCVCDHWTTQEAAMKVHADTHLLVGVNRCPFAPPASSAPTVATATPLETSTSEHRCRICQRSFPGQQELLVHFQGHRQGNQYRCERCGHLTRTANKLVEHVRVHTGERPFTCDLCPYSAKRRDSLRLHCKVKHASRGVATTSAAATSVHTHRSYAHGNDPSKHVGRLHSDVDAAHVSLPPSLCDGGWRRDLSPMVSITTLLAVKDRSPAPPSYSPFSSNKLSFLGYLGLTSL; translated from the exons ATGAAGCGTGGGTCGGGCGCTTTACgccctcctcctccacctccggATGCGGCCCAGCGACTCACACAGTCTGtaaacctgcacacacacactgaccacAGAGCTAACAGGCCGCACGAGCATTCCAACAACAGGCTGGACGCTCGCGCCGGGAGTTCGAGCCCCTTTCTGGCAGCCACCTCTCTCTTCAGCCCTGATGTCAGCACCAAGATGGCGTCTGACCTTCTCATCAGGCTGTcag AGGCGACCCAGAAGGCCCTGTTGCGTCCTGGAAGTGGAGCTGAGGCTGAGAGACGGGAGGCCTTACCGGAGGGACAAGGGGGGCAGCAGGACGAGCCTGGCCTGGCTCTGTCCCCGGACGGCCCCGGAGCAAGTCCCAATCCGCCTTCGCTCACGCTCACTCCTGATGGGGACGCCGCCACGGACACGCTGGCTTCGGACCTCCTGAGGAAACTGGCCG AGAGTCAGGTCGTCACCCCGTCAGGCGTGAAGGTCAAAGAGGAGGAGGAGTCCATGGAAATCAACACGCTAACAATGTCAGATCTCATAAGAGACTCTCCAAGTATAAGAGGCCGCCATCTGGTCGCCGTCAAAAGAGAACCGCTCAACTGGATGGGAATGGCAGATCCACGTGGGATGTGTACTGCAAGCTGCCGAGTTCCTGACAGCGGGGATACAGATGGGCCGCTCGCAATCAAACAGGAGAAGAAGGTCCTCAGCAGACACATGGAAGAGGAGACCCGAGACAAGTTATTATCTGGAGTCAGCACAGAAGAGCAGCTTTTCTTTGGAGACCAGCTGTGTTCTGGAGCCAAAATGGTGGAGCAGTGCCTGCGGGCGGCGCTCTGGCAGGACATGTCTGTCAACCTGGCGTCCACGCTGCTTTACCAGCTCTCAG AGCGTGTCATTAAGTCCAACAGTGTGCCGGCACAAAGCATGAGCCCCCCCACCAGCAG GCTAGTCCTAAAGGCAGAGCCAACATGGACCAGCCGCCCTTTGGACTCTCCCCATG GAAGTTCAGGCAGCATTAGAAGTGGCAGCTTCTTCTACAG GTGTCACGTGTGCGGCTTCGAGACCGATGGGCGCCTTCTATTTCACGATCACATGATGGAGCACCGGCAACGGGAGCGCGGCTCCTTCTCACTACGCTGCTGCGTGTGCGACCACTGGACCACGCAGGAGGCGGCCATGAAGGTGCACGCCGACACGCATTTGCTGGTGGGAGTCAACAG ATGCCCCTTCGCCCCTCCTGCCAGCAGTGCACCGACAGTTGCCACGGCAACCCCGCTGGAGACGAGCACCTCAGAGCATCGCTGCCGCATCTGCCAGAGGTCGTTTCCAGGGCAACAAGAGCTGCTGGTTCACTTCCAGGGTCATCGCCAAGGCAACCAGTACCGCTGCGAGCGCTGCGGCCACCTGACACGGACCGCCAATAAGCTGGTGGAGCACGTGCGCGTGCACACGGGGGAGCGGCCCTTCACCTGTGACCTTTGCCCTTACAGCGCCAAGCGGCGGGACAGCCTGCGTCTGCACTGCAAGGTCAAACACGCATCGCGTGGCGTCGCCACCACAAGCGCCGCTGCCACCAGTGTGCACACTCACCGCTCCTACGCGCACGGAAATGACCCCAGCAAACATGTGGGGCGGCTTCACAGTGACGTGGATGCCGCGCACGTCTCTCTTCCTCCCTCGCTATGTGACGGAGGCTGGAGGCGGGATTTGTCTCCTATGGTGTCAATCACCACGCTGCTCGCGGTCAAAGATCGCTCTCCTGCACCGCCCTCCTACTCCCCCTTTTCTTCCAACAAACTTTCCTTCCTGGGGTACCTTGGCCTGACGTCTTTGTGA